In Anser cygnoides isolate HZ-2024a breed goose chromosome Z, Taihu_goose_T2T_genome, whole genome shotgun sequence, a genomic segment contains:
- the TAL2 gene encoding T-cell acute lymphocytic leukemia protein 2 isoform X2 → MTRKIFTNTRERWRQQNVNSAFAKLRKLIPTHPPDKKLSKNETLRLAMRYINFLVKVLGEPGLQQTAAAARGSLLGFFQQAPRLQSMEELGLIENCGVSSPGVSGNIAECCWPETSSP, encoded by the coding sequence ATGACAAGGAAGATCTTCACCAACACCAGGGAGCGATGGAGGCAGCAAAATGTCAACAGCGCCTTTGCCAAGCTGAGGAAACTCattcccacccacccccccgACAAAAAACTGAGCAAGAACGAGACGCTGAGGTTAGCCATGAGGTACATCAACTTCCTCGTCAAGGTCCTGGGGGAGCCCGGCCTGCAGCAGACGGCAGCGGCAGCACGAGGCAGCCTCCTGGGCTTCTTCCAGCAAGCCCCACGCCTGCAGAGCATGGAGGAGCTGGGTCTGATTGAAAACTGTGGCGTCTCCTCTCCTGGCGTGAGCGGCAATATTGCAgagtgctgctggccagagacTTCGTCTCCTTAG
- the TAL2 gene encoding T-cell acute lymphocytic leukemia protein 2 isoform X1, whose amino-acid sequence MDSPSPLLCSAVGMTRKIFTNTRERWRQQNVNSAFAKLRKLIPTHPPDKKLSKNETLRLAMRYINFLVKVLGEPGLQQTAAAARGSLLGFFQQAPRLQSMEELGLIENCGVSSPGVSGNIAECCWPETSSP is encoded by the coding sequence ATGGACTCACCATCTCCTCTGCTTTGCAGCGCTGTGGGAATGACAAGGAAGATCTTCACCAACACCAGGGAGCGATGGAGGCAGCAAAATGTCAACAGCGCCTTTGCCAAGCTGAGGAAACTCattcccacccacccccccgACAAAAAACTGAGCAAGAACGAGACGCTGAGGTTAGCCATGAGGTACATCAACTTCCTCGTCAAGGTCCTGGGGGAGCCCGGCCTGCAGCAGACGGCAGCGGCAGCACGAGGCAGCCTCCTGGGCTTCTTCCAGCAAGCCCCACGCCTGCAGAGCATGGAGGAGCTGGGTCTGATTGAAAACTGTGGCGTCTCCTCTCCTGGCGTGAGCGGCAATATTGCAgagtgctgctggccagagacTTCGTCTCCTTAG